The DNA window ACCCCGACGGGTGGACCAAGGACCTGACCGCCGCCTTCGAGAAGCAGTACCCGGGCGCCAAGCTCAAGGTCGAGGTCCAGCAGTGGAACGGCATCGGCCAGAAGGTCACCACCGCCCTCTCCGAGGAGAACCCGCCGGACGTCCTGGAGATGGGCAACACCCAGACCGCCGGCTACGCGGCCACCGGCGGCCTGCTGGACCTCACCGCCGACAAGGCGTCGCTCGGCGGTGACGACTGGGCGGAGAACCTCAACAAGGCGGCCGTCTACGACGGCAAGCAGTACGCCGCCCCGTGGTACTTCACCAACCGCGTGGTGATCTACAACAAGAAGCTGTGGGCCAAGGCCGGGATCAAGGACACCCCCAAGAGCCTGGACGAGTTCTACGCCGACCTGGAGAAGCTCAACAAGACCCCCGGCGTCAGCCAGGCCCTCTACCTGCCCGGCCAGGAGTGGTACACCTACTTCGGCCTGGTGATCAGCGAGAACGGCTCGATCGCCCAGCTCCAGGGCGACAAGTGGGTCGGCGCGCTCTCCAGCCCCGCCGCCAAGGCCGGCTTCGACACCTACGCCAAGCTCCAGAGCTTCAGCAAGGCCCCCAAGGACAAGGACGAGGCGACCCCGCAGCAGTCCGACGTCTTCGCCAAGGGCGACATCGGCGCGATGATCGGCCTCGGCTGGGAGGCCGGCGGCGCGGTCGCCAAGAACGCCGCCCTCAAGGACGACATCGGCTACTTCGCGCTGCCGGGCAAGCAGGCCGGCAAGCCCTCCGGTGTCTTCCTCGGCGGCTCCAACCTGGCCATCTCGGCGAACAGCAAGAACCCCGAGCTGGCCAAGGGCTTCCTGAAGCTGGCCCTCTCCGACCAGTTCGAGGGCCAGATGGCCAAGGAGGCCGGGATCATCCCCAACCGGCCGTCGCTCAACTCCCAGGCCAGTGACAACCCGTTCGCCGTCGCCGCCATCGAGGCGTCCGCCTCCGGCGCCACCACCCCGAGCATCCCGGAGTGGGCCGCCGTGGAGAACGACCCCAACCCGATCAAGGGCTTTATGACCGCCGTCCTCCAGGGCAAGGACTACGCGGCCACGGCCAAGAAGTACGACGACGAGATCAACAAGCGGCTGTCGCAGAAGCAGTGACACCACGCGGCGCCGTCCGCCCGCTCACCGCCAGGTGAGCCGGCGGACGGCGCCGCCACGCCAGCAGCACGGCGCAGGGCAGAGAGAAGAGAGAACCACATGGCTCTGGATGCGGAGCGGGTGCAGCCACGCTCCTCCGGCAGGCAACCGGCCGCCGCGCCGGCCGACCAGCGCACCGGCGGACGCAGACGCAAGCCCACCGGGGGCGGCGCCGGCCTGCTCACCAGAAGCACCCCCTATCTGCTGCTGCTCCCGGCCGTGCTGGCCACCGTGGCGCTGCTCGGCTACCCGCTGCTCAAGAACCTGCTGCTGTCGTTCCAGAACCTCAACATGCGGCAGTTCATCCAGCACCTCACCGAGTGGAACGGTGCCGAGAACTACCAGGCGGTCCTCTCCAGCAGCGAGTTCTGGCACACGGCGCTGCGCTCGCTCGTCTTCACGCTGGCCAACGTCGCCCTGATCATGGTCGGCGGCACCCTGGTCGGGCTGCTGCTGAACCGGCTCGGCAAGGGCATGCGGCTGCTGCTCTCGATCGGTCTGATCCTCGCCTGGGCGATGCCGATCGTGGCCTCCACCACCGTCTTCACCTGGCTGTTCGACTCCCAGTACGGCGTCGTCAACTGGTTCCTGGACAAGCTCGGCTGGCACAGCATGGCCGAGTACAACTGGATGAGCACCCAGCTCTCCGCCTTCTCGGTGATCACCCTGCTGATCGTCTGGGGCTCGATCCCCTTTGTGGCGTTCAACATGTACGCGGGCCTCACCACCATCCCCAAGGAGCTCTACGAGGCGGCCCGGATGGACGGCGCCGGGGCGGGGCGGATCTTCACCCAGCTGACCTTCCCGGTGCTGAAGCCGTTCTTCCTCTCCACCACGTTCCTTGAGGTCATCTGGGTCTTCAAGGCGTTCACCCAGGTGTTCGCCATCGCCGGCGGCGGCCCCGAGCGGTCCACCGAGACGCTCCCCGTCTACGCCTACATCGAGGGCTTCGGCAACCAGCACTTCGGCATGGGCGCCGCCATCTCGATGCTCACCATCCTGATCCTGCTGGTCGTGATGGCCTACTACTTCCGCATCATCGTCAAGCAGGAGGACGAGCTGTGAGGCGTTCCCTGGCAGGACGCATCTGGCCCAATGCGCTGGCCGCCGTCCTCTTCGTGTTCTTCGTCTTCCCCGTCTACTGGATGGTCTCGACGTCCTTCAAGCGGGACCTGGACATCATCAGCAAGACGCCCGTCTTCCTGCCGCTGGACGGCACCTTCTCGCACTTCAGCACGGCCGTGGCCACCGCCGGCTTCTGGACCATGGTGCGCAACAGCTTCACCGTGACCCTGTCGGCGGTCGTCGCCTCGCTGCTGATCGCGCTGCTCGCCTCGTTCGCCATCGCCCGGATGAGGTTCAAGGGCCGCAAGTCCTTCATCGTGGTGATCATGCTGGCGCAGATGGCGCCCTGGGAGGTCATGACGATCTCCGTCTACATGATCGTCCGCGACGCCGACTTCCTGAACCACCTGCTGCCGCTGACGATCTTCTACATGATGATGGTGCTGCCCTTCACCATCTGGACGCTGCGCGGCTTCATCGCGGCCGTCCCCCGGGAGCTGGAGGAGTCGGCGATGGTCGACGGGTGCACCCGCACCCAGGCGTTCATCAAGGTGATCTTCCCGCTGCTGGCCCCCGGGCTGATGTCCACCTCGCTCTTCGGCTTCATCACCGCCTGGAACGAGTTCCCCCTGGTCCTGGTCCTCAACAAGCAGGCCGAGGCGCAGACCCTGCCGCTCTGGCTGACCCAGTTCCAGACCAATGTGGGCAATGACTGGGGCGCCACCATGGCCGCCTCCACCCTCTTCGCCATCCCGGTCCTGATCGTCTTCTTCTTCCTCCAGCGCAAGGCCGTCGGCGGCCTGACGTCCGGCGCCGTGAAGGGCTGACCACTGCCGTGAGCATCCTCATCCCGACCGCGCAGGGCGCCGACTCGCTGCACCGCGACGCGCTGACGGTCCTTCAGCCCGGCTTCGTCGGCACCACCCCGCCCGACTGGCTCCGCCGCCACCTGGCGGCCGGACTGGGCTCCGTCGCCCTCTTCGCCCGCAATGTCACCGACCAGCGGCAGCTCTCCGCGCTGACCGCCGCCCTGCGCGAGGAGAACCCCGACATCCTCGTCGCCATCGACGAGGAGGGCGGCGACGTCACCCGGCTGGAGGCCGGCTCCGGCTCCTCCTGGCCCGGCAACCTCGCCCTCGGCGCCATCGACGACCCGGCCCTCACCCGCGACGTCGCCCGCGAACTGGGCCGCGCCCTGGCCGCCTGTGGCGTCAACTACAACTGGGCGCCGTCCGCCGACGTCAACTCCAACCCCGGCAACCCGGTCATCGGCGTCCGCTCCTTCGGCGCCGACCCCGAACTGTGCGCCCGGCACACCGCCGCCTGGGTGGAAGGACTCCAGTCCGCCGCCGTCGCCGCCTGCGCCAAGCACTTCCCCGGCCACGGCGACACCGCCGTCGACTCCCACCTCGGCCTGCCGGTGGTCGACGCCGACGTGGACCTGCTGCACTCCCGCGACCTGGTGCCCTTCAAGGCCGCCATCCAGGCCGGTGCCAAGGCCGTGATGACCGCCCATATCGTCGTCCCCGCGCTGGACACCGACCACCCCGCCACCCTCAGCCGCGCCGTGCTGCACGACCTGCTGCGCGCCCGCCCCGAGGACGGCGGACTCGGCTACGACGGCCTGATCGTCACCGACGGCATCGAGATGGGGGCGATTGCCGACACCTACGGAACGGCGGAGGGGACCGTTCTGGCCCTCGCCGCCGGCGCGGACGCGATCTGCGTCGGCGGCGGTCTGGCCGACGAGGAGACCGTGCTGCACCTCCAGGGCGCCATCGTGGCGGCGGTGCGCGCCGGCCGTATCCCCGAGCAGCGGCTGGCCGAGGCCGCCGACCGGGTCCGCCGGCTCGGCGCCTGGGCCCGGGACGGCGGCGCCGGCGCCGACCGCACCGAACCCGACCTCGCCATCGGCCTGCGCGCCGCCCGCCGCGCACTGCGGGTGGTCCGCGCCCCCGGCCAGTACTGCCCGCCGGTCACCGAGCGCCCGTACGTCGCGTCCTTCTCCCCGGTGGCCAATATCGCGGTCGGCGCGGAGACCCCCTGGGGCGTCGCCGGGATGCTCGCCGCCCGCTTCCCCGGCACCCGGGCCGAGAGCTTCGGCCCGGCCGACGCCGCCCCGGAGCGGCTGCCCGCCCTGGTGGCCGCTGTCCTGGCCGCAGCCCAGGACCGTAGGATCGTGCTGGTAGTACGCGATGTGCATCGGCACGCCTGGATGGCTGCCGCACTGGAGGGCCTGCTGGCCGCCCGCCCCGACGCGATCGTCGTCGAGATGGGCGTCCCCCAGGCGCCGCCGGTCGGGGCACTGCACATCGCCACCCATGGTGCGGCCCGTGTGTGCGGACTGGCCGCCGTAGAGGTCCTCACCGGGCAGCCGCCCGCGCTGGGGTAGAACCACCTTCTCTGGAGGCCCACCAGATGTCCGACACGCACGCCGTCACCCCCGGCTCCGTCCCCGTCCCGGGACACCTCATGGCGGGGGAGATGGCCGAGCAGCCGGCCGTCCTGCGGCGCATCCTCGACGAGGGCGCGCCCCGCATCCGCGAGACCGCCGCCGAGATCGCGGCCCGCAGTCCCCGCTTCGTCCTGCTCACCGCACGCGGCACCTCCGACAATGCGGCGCTGTACGCCAAGTACCTGGTCGAGGTCCTGCTGGGCAAGCCGGCCGGTCTCACCTCGATGTCCACCACCACGGCGTACGGCGCCAGGCAGGACCTCACCGACTGCCTGGTGATCACCGTCAGCCAGTCCGGCGGCTCACCGGACCTGGTGGCCTCCACCCGGGCCGCCCGGGAGGCCGGGGCCATCACGCTGGCCGTCACCAACAACCCCGGCTCCCCGCTGGCCGAGGTCTCCGAGTACCACATCGACGTCCTGGCCGGTCCGGAGAAGGCGCTGCCGGCCACCAAGACGTACACCGCCGAACTGCTCGCCCTCTACCTCTTCGTGGAGGGCCTGCGCGGGGGCGACGGGGCCGCCGCCAAGGACCTCCCGGAGCTGGCCGCCGCCGTCCTGGCCCGCCAGGACGAGGTGCGCAAGCTGGCCGAGCGCTACCGCTTCGCCCAGCGGCTGGTGCTCACCTCGCGCGGCTACGGCTACCCGACCGCCCGCGAGGCGGCGCTCAAGCTCATGGAGACCACCTACATCCCGGCCTCCCCGTTCTCCGGCGCCGACCTGCTGCACGGGCCGCTGGCCATGGTGGACAACGTCTCCCCGGTGATCGCCATCGTGCCCGACGGCAAGGGCGGCGAGGCGCTCCAGCCGGTCCTGGACCGGCTTCGCGGCCGAGGCGCCGACCTGGTCGTCATCGGCCCCCAGGACCAGGTGGACGCCGCCTCCGCCGGGTTCGCCCTGCCGCCCGGCGTCCCCGAGGAGGTACAGCCGATCCTGGAGATCCTGCCCCTCCAGCGGCTCGCCTACGAGGTCACCATCGCGCGCGGCCAGGACCCCGACGCCCCCCGCGCCCTCGCCAAGGTCACCGAAACCCGCTGACCCCCCCGGCCCCGGCCGCCCCCCACGGCCGCCGGGGCCATCCCCGTCGTCAGGTCGTCAGCCGTACGCCGGCGTAGGCGACGGTGGCGATCAGCAGCCAGGAGGCCAGGCCCACCAGCAGGGCCCGGCCGCCCGTGCGGACCAGGCGGCGGACATCCACCGCGCTGCCCAGCCCGAACAGCGCCGCAGCCAGCAGTACCTCGTCCAGCCGGGCCGCCGCCGCCAGCCAACCCGCCGGGACCGCCCCGGTACTGCGCAGCGCCACCATGGCCAGGAAGCCCACCACGAAGAGCGGCACCACGGCCGGGCGGCGCCCGGACACCGCCGGGCGGGAGCGGCGCCGTACCAGGGCCGTCCCCGCGACGATCGGCGCCAGCAGGGCCACCCGCATCAGCTTCACCACCACCGCCTGCGCCAGCGCAGCAGGCCCGGCGGTCTGCCCGACGGCCACCACCTGCCCCACATCATGGACGCTGGCCCCCGCCCACCGGCCGAACTGAAGGTCGGTCAGACCCAGCGGGTGGTGCAGCAACGGCAGTACCGCGATGGCCAGGCTGCCGCAGAGGGTGACCAGCGCGACCGCCGTGACCACGTCGTCATCCTCGCTCTCGGTCACCCCGTTCACGGCGGCGACGGCCGAGGCGCCGCAGATGGAGAACCCGGCGGCGATCAGCAGCGGTTGGTCGCCCGGCAGCCCGAGGCGGTGCCCCAGCCACCGGGTACCGAAGAAGGTGGCGGCCACCACGGCCACCACCACGGCCAGCGTCGGCCACCCCAGGCCCAGCACATCGCCCAGCGCCAGCTTCAGCCCCAGCAGCACCACCCCCGCCCGCATCACCCGCCGCCCGGCGAACTCCAGCCCCGGCCGGGTCGCCGCCGGCAGCAGCCGCAGCCGCCCGCACCGCAGGTTGGCCGCCGCCACGCCCAGCACCACCGCCGCCGTCAGCACGGCCAGCGACGGCAGCAGCCGGTTGACCGCCAGGGCCGCACAGACGGCCAGCGCGGCAGCGGCCAGCCCCGGCAGCAGACGGACCACCGGGCGCGGCTGCTCCGGGAGGGGCTGCTCCGGGAGGGGTGGCAGCTCCGTTGCGCTGGGCCGATACGGCGTGGTCGTCATACCCACGACCCTCCGCCCGGCGGTCGGCGGCCGGTAGCCGGTGATCACCTGGGACGTCATAGGGTTGCCCTATGGCCAGAGACCATTCCGAAGGCGGCTCCGCACCCGCCCCCGGCCGACTGCCCGACCTGGGCGCGCTGCAACTGCTGGTCGCCGTCGCCGAGACCGGCAGCCTGGGTCAGGCCGCCGCCCGCCTGCGCATCAGCCAGCCCACCGCCAGCGAGCGGATGCGCACCCTGGAACGGCGGCTGGGCCTGCAACTGCTGGTCCGCGCCACCACCGGATCGCAGCTCACGCCCGCCGGGCAGGTCGTCACCGACTGGGCCCGCAGGCTGCTCGACCAGGCCGAGACCCTGGTCGAGGGCGTCGCCGCGCTCCGGGCCCAGCAGCAGGGCAGCCTCAAGGTGGCCGCCAGCCTCACCCTGGCCGAACATCTGCTGCCCGGCTGGCTGGCCGCGCTGCGCGAGGCCGACCCGCACATCCATGTGGCGCTGCGGGTCGCCAACAGCCACCAGGTGGTCCAGGCACTGCGCCGGGGGGAGACGGACCTGGGCTTCATCGAGGGCCCCTGGACGCCGCCGGACCTCACCGCCGCCCCGGTCGGCCGCGACCGGCTGGTCATCGTGGCCGCCCCCGGCCATCCCTGGGCACGCCGCCGCCGACCCGTCACCGGCGAGGAACTCGCCGCCACCCCGCTGCTGCTGCGCGAATCCGGCTCCGGCACCCGGGAGACCCTGGAACGGGCGCTCCGCCCCTGGCACGGGCCCCAGGTGCCGGTACTGGAACTCGGCTCCACCGCCCCGCTGCGCGCCGCCGCACTCGCCGGAGCCGCCCCGGCCGTCCTCTCCGAACTCGCCGTCCGCCAGGACCTCGCCGACGGCCGCCTGGTCGAGGTCCCGCACGACGAGGGGCTACCCCTCTCCCGCACCCTCCGCGCCGTCTGGCCCACCGGCACCCGCCTCCCCGACCCCGCCCTCCACCTCCTCCGCGTCGCCCGCCGCGCCACCCCCACCTGAGCCGCCGCCTCCCCGCTCCCGCCCACGCACCGCCGCGCCACCCCCACCTGAGCCACCCCCTCCCGCGCCACCCCCTCCCGCGCCACCCCCTCCCGCGCCACCCCCTCCCGCGCCACCCCCTCCCGCGCCACCCCCTCCCGCGCCACCCCCTCCCGCGCCACCCCCTCCCGCGCCACCCCCTCCCGCGCCACCCCCTCCCGCGCCACCCCTCCCGCGCCACCCCCTCCCGCGCCACCCCCTCCCGCGCCACCCCCTCCCGCGCCACCCCCTCCCGCGCCACCCCCTCCCGCGCCACCCCCCCCCCCCCCCCCCCCCCCCCCCCCGCGCCACCCCTCCCGCGCCACCCCCTCCCGCGCCACCCCCTCCCGCATCACCCCCTCCCGCATCACCCCTCCCGCATCACCCCCTCCCGCATCACCCCCTCCCGCATCACCCCCTCCCGCATCACCCCCTCCCGCATCACCCCCTCCCGCATCACCCCTCCCGCATCACCCCCTCCCGCATCACCCCCTCCCGCATCACCCCTCCCACATCACCCCCTCCCAACCCCCCATCGGGGCCGGCCGGTTGCCCGGAGGGGGCCCGCTACCCTGTGCGCGTGACCGAGATGATCAGCAGCGAGTCCGAGTTCCCCGGCCGCTCCGGGGCGTCCGCCACGGTGGAGGTCGAGCCGGCCGGGGTCGGGCCGGTACGCACCAGCTATGCGCCGGACCACGACGGCGACCCCGACCCGGGCGAGGTCGTCTGGACCTGGGTGCCCTACGAGGAGCACGACGGCCGGGGCAAGGACCGCCCCGTCCTGGTCGTCGCCCGCGAACACGGCGGCACCCTGCTGGCCGTGATGCTGTCCAGCAAGTCCCACGACGGCGACCGCGACTGGGTGCCCATCGGCTCGGGCCCCTGGGACGGTTCGGGCCGCGACTCCTGGGTCGCCCTCGACCGGGTGCTGCGGGTGCACCCCGCCGGCATGCGCCGCGAGGCCTGTGCCCTGGACCGGGCCCGCTTCGGCCTGGTCGTGGACCACCTGCGGCTGCGCTACCGCTGGCGCTGAGCCGGGCCGCCCCCGCACCGCGCACTCAGCTGCCATAGAGGCTCCGACAGAGCGGCAGCAGCCCGCCGGGCAGCCGCCCGGAGTCGGCGCCCACGGTGCACATCACGCCCGGTCGCAGGGTCCGCTGCGGTGCCCGCGAGGAGTACGCGGCGGGTGACGCCTGCTGGGCCGACTCCGGGATGGGCTGGGGGTCGGTGTCCGCCGGCGGGGTGGGGGCGGGCACCGGCCCGGGGGGCGGGGTGCTGGGCGTACGGGCGGGCTGGGTCGGTTCGGCGGTGCTGCTCGGCGTACGGGCGGGGGTGGCGGTCGGGGCGGGGGTGCCCGCCGGTCCGCTCGGGATGCCGGGCGTGTGCGAGGGGACGCTGCTCGGTGTGCGGGACGGCGGGGCCGGAGTGGTCTGCTCGGCTGTGGGGCTGTGCGGGGCCGTGGGGCTGTGCTGGGTCGCGGGTGTGTGCCGGGCCGGGGGAGTGTGCCGGACCGGGTGGGGGTGGTTGGCGGGCTGCTTGGCCGGGGTGTGGGTCCGGTGCGGCTGCGGCGGGGCGGGGGCGGACGCCGGGGCGGCGTGCGGGCGCGGCGCCGGGGGATCGGACTCGGTCCACGCCCCCGTGTCACCGGGTGCGTCCAGGTCGGGAGTGGCCGCCGGCGGGGCCTGGGTGATGCAGACGATGGCTGCCAGCAGCACCGGCAGCAGGGCGGTGAGGGCGGGACGGCTCATGTCCGCACCGTCGCACGCGGGGGGAGCGGGGCGTCGCACCCCCGCCGGGCCCGGTCCCGGCGGTCACCCGCAGGGAGGGCGGCTCAGCCGCAGTCGGAGGCGCTGACGGTCGCCCAGACGGCTTTGCCGGCGTGGTTGGGCGGGGTCCAGCCCCAGGACTCGCTGAGCGAGTCGATGAGGTGCAGTCCGCGCCCGCATTCGGAGAAGTAGTCGGGCTCCCTGACGACCGGTACATCGGTGCTGGGGTCGGAGACGGCGCAGACGACGGTCCGGCCCCGGCGCAGCAGTCCCAGCCCGACCAGATTGGGTGTGCCGGCCACGGCCAGGTCGCGGGAGCCGGTCAAACCATGCCGGATGGCATTGGACAGCATTTCGGACACGATCACCTCGACATTGTCGACGAGGGCGTCCATCTCCCAGCCGCACAGGGTCGACCGGGTGAAGTGCCGGGCCACCCCGGCCGCCAGGACGTCACCGCTGAGTGCGCAGGTGGCAAAGGTTCCGGCGTTGGTCCGGTCGTCGTCCGGCCCCGTGGGCAGGACGGTGGCCGGGTAAATCGCCGTATCCGCTGTCATCACGATCTCCGTGGAGCCTCTCGGGGCATTCGGCGCGAACGGTGCCTGCCGCACCACTATCCCTGCCACGCCCCTGTCGCTGCAAGCACATCTGCAATTACAGTCGTAAGCGCAGCGGTAAGTACAGCCGCAAGTGCAAATGCACGTGCACGCGCACATGAGGATGAAGGAGCAGCTCAGATGCAGCACCTCCCCAATGGTGTCCAGGCCACCCGAATCCAGGGCGTGACCTGGAAGAAGAGCCGCCGCAGCAACCCCAATGGGAACTGTGTGGAGCTTGCCGAGCTCCCCGGCGGCGGCGCCGCGATCCGTAATTCCCGCGACCCGGAGGGGCCGGCCCTCATCTACACCCCGGATGAGATCGCCGCGTTCATCGGCGGCGTGAAGGACGGCGACTTCGATGCGCTGGCGCCCGGCAGCGCTGTACCGAACGGGGCGTCAGTGGAAGACTGAGTGCCTGCGCGCAGTCACTCAGGGGAGTCGGTATGACCGCCATGCGGCCTGGCAGCGAGCCGTCCATAAGGCGCTACCTCGATCAGCCTCGGGGCGGGCCGACGGTGCTGCGCATCGTGCTGGGTACGCAGCTGCGCCGGCTGCGCGAGTCGCGCGGCATCAGCCGTGAGGCGGCGGGGGACGCCATCCGCGCCTCCCATGCCAAGATCAGCCGCCTGGAGCTGGGGCGGGTGGGCTTCAAGGACCGGGACGTCTCCGACCTGCTCACCCTGTACGGCGTCGTCGGCGAGACGCGGCGGACGGACTTCCTCGCGCTGGCCCGGCAGGCCAGTACACCGGGCTGGTGGAACCAGTACGGTGACATCCTGCCGGGCTGGTTCGAGACGCACATCGGCCTGGAGGAGGCGGCCTCGGTCATCCGGACCTACGAGGTCCAGTTCGTCCCGGGTCTGGTGCAGACCGAGGAGTACGCCCGCGCGGTCGTCCGGCTGGGCCACCCCAGGGCCTCGCTGCGCGAGGTGGAGCGCCGGGTCGAGCTGCGGATGAAGCGTCAGCAGCTGCTGGAGACCCCGGGTGCGCCGCGCCTCTGGGCGGTGATGGACGAGGCGTCGCTGCGTCGGCCGCTGGGCGACTCGGCGATGATGCGGGCTCAGTTCGAGCTGCTGCTGGAGGCCGCCCAGCGTCCCAATGTGACGCTCCAGGTGGCGCCGTTCGCCGTCGGTGGCCTCGCTGCGGCGGGCGGACCGATCACCATCCTGCGGTTCCAGGAGCCGGACCTGCCGGACATCGTCTACCTGGAGCAGCTGACCAGCGCCCTCTACCTGGACAAGCAGGAGGAGGTCGACAGCTATCTGGCGGTGATCGACCGGCTGTGCGCGGAGGCGTTCTCGCCCCGGCAGACCATGGGCTTCCTCAAGGACCTCATCGCCCAGACCGGCTGAACGCCCCCCGCCCCCCACTCCCCGCCCCCCACTCCCGCCCCCCGGGCCGATCAGGGCTTGCGGCCCACGCCGCCGAACTCGATCCACTCCTGGGTGGCCTGCCTGGGGGCGACGTCCGAGTCCGGCCGCCAGGTGGAGACCTCCACCAGCCCGGGGTCCAGGATCTCCAGGCCGTCCAGGAACCGCTCCACCTCATGGGCCTGCCGCACCCGGCCCCAGCGGCCCTGGGTGGAGTCGTCCATGAACTCGGTGACATAGTCGCGGGTCGCCTTGTCCTCGCTGACCAGCTGGCAGACGACCAGGAAGCTGCCGGGGACCAGCCGGTCGGCGACCCGCCGCACCAGGGCGGCCGGGTCGGAGGAGTCCGGGATGCAGTGCATCACCGAGACGAAGAGGGCGGCGACCGGTTGGGAGAGGTCGATCAGCCGCTCCACCTCGGGGTGGGCGAAGATGGCGTCGGTGTCGCGCATGTCCGCCTGGATCACGGCGGTGTTGTCGTTCTCCTCCAGCAGGGCACGCCCATGGGCCAGCACGATCGGGTCGTTGTCGATGTAGACCACGCGCGAGCCGGGGTCCACCCGCTGGGCGACCTCGTGCACATTGTCCCGGGTCGGCAGGCCGGATCCATGGTCGATGAACTGCCGGATCCCGTAGTCCTCCGCCAGCCGCCGCACCACCCGCCGCAGGAACTGGCGGTTGTTGAGAGCCAGCTCCTTGGTACTGGGAACGGACTTCAGCAGTTCGTCGGACGCCTCGCGGTCGACCGCGTAGTTGTCCTTGCCACCCAGGTAGTAGTCGTACATCCGGGCAACGCTCGGAACGCTGACGTCGATCCCGACGGGAGACGGTTCCCGACCCTGCTCCATATGACCCCTCGCAGTCTCTCCGGCATGTGCGGCGCGGCACAGCGTAGGACGAACTGCCCTCTGGGGATGGGCTGATGGAGAGATCTCCGCGACTCGTTCACAGTCCGCCGGGGCGCGGAAGCGGCAGGTCGTACGATTCGGGCCACGGCGCCGGAACAGGACCCTCGGCCTGTCCGGCACCGCAGCCCGTCGGTGTCGTCGGCCACGTCGCGCCGGGCGGGCTGTGCGGGGCCCGGTCCGGCTGTGGCCGACCGGAGGAGCCGCGCGCGGTCAGGGCAGATGCGCGGAGGGGCTCCTCCTGCTTGGTGCGCCTCCATAGTGGACTAGACCACTCTCGCTGTCCAGAGGGTAGCCGGAATTGGTCTGGACAACATGGGCCATGGCTCCGATGGGCCGCCCCCGCACCTCGGCGGTTACGCTCGCCATGTGCCCTCGCTCAACGAGCTGGTCCGCCAGCACACCACCCTCACCGACGCCGACGTGGAATGGCTCCACCTGCTGGTCTCGGAGTGGCAGCTGCTCTCCGACCTCTCCTTCGCCGACCTGGTGCTCTGGATCCCCACCCATGACGGCACCCGGTATGTCTCGGTGGCCCAGATGCGCCCCAACACCGGGCCCACCTCCCACCAGGACGACATGGTCGGGCACCTCATCCCGCGCGGCCGCCGCCCGCTGCTGGACGCCGCCTACGACGAGGGCCGCATCGTCCGCGAGGGCGACCCCGAGTGGCGCGAGGAGGTGCCGGTACGGGTGGAGTCCATACCGGTGCGGCGCGAGGGCCGGGTGCTGGGCGTGATCGCCCGCAACACCAACCTGCTCACCGTGCGCACCCCCAGCCGCCTGGAGCTCACCTACCTCCAGAGCGCCTCCGACCTCGCCCAGATGATCGCCGCCGGGTCCTTCCCCTTCCCCGGCGAGCAGGTCGACATGGACGCCGCCCCCCGGGCCGGCGACGGCCTGATCCGGCTGGACGCCGACGGCATCGTCACCTACGCCAGCCCCAACGCCCTCTCCGCCTACCACCGCCTCGGCCTCACCGCCGACCTGGTCGGCTGCCACCTGGGCCGTACCACCGCCGAACTGGTGCCGCCCTCCCGTGGCCCGGTGGACGAGGCCCTGGTGAAGCTCGCCAGCGGCTGGGCACCCCGGCAGACCGAGGTGGAGGCCAACGGGGGAGTGGTGCAGCTGCGCGCCATCCCGCTGAAGCCCAAGGGCGTCCATGTGGGGTCCCTGGTACTGCTCCGCGACGTCACCGAACTCCGGCGCCGCGAACGGGAGCTGATGACCAAGGACGCCACCATCCGGGAGATCCACCACCGGGTGAAGAACAACCTCCAGACGGTCGCGGCGCTGCTCCGCCTCCAGTCCCGCCGGATGGACTCCGCCCCGGCGCGGATGGCGCTGGACGAGGCGGTGCGCCGGGTCGGCTCCATCGCCATCGTGCACGAGACGCTGTCGC is part of the Peterkaempfera bronchialis genome and encodes:
- a CDS encoding sensor histidine kinase — encoded protein: MPSLNELVRQHTTLTDADVEWLHLLVSEWQLLSDLSFADLVLWIPTHDGTRYVSVAQMRPNTGPTSHQDDMVGHLIPRGRRPLLDAAYDEGRIVREGDPEWREEVPVRVESIPVRREGRVLGVIARNTNLLTVRTPSRLELTYLQSASDLAQMIAAGSFPFPGEQVDMDAAPRAGDGLIRLDADGIVTYASPNALSAYHRLGLTADLVGCHLGRTTAELVPPSRGPVDEALVKLASGWAPRQTEVEANGGVVQLRAIPLKPKGVHVGSLVLLRDVTELRRRERELMTKDATIREIHHRVKNNLQTVAALLRLQSRRMDSAPARMALDEAVRRVGSIAIVHETLSQTLDEQVAFDEIADRVLSMVMELSQDGRVATRRSGSFGILSAEVATPLAMVLTELLQNALEHAFGTRASGTVEVSALRGRAPASPGRGAKAEEYLLIAVQDDGRGMPEGFDPQHGGNLGLQIVRTLATGELGGTFDMVAVPDGGTRVVLEFPVR